A single Anopheles maculipalpis chromosome 3RL, idAnoMacuDA_375_x, whole genome shotgun sequence DNA region contains:
- the LOC126562747 gene encoding alpha-tocopherol transfer protein-like, whose product MDSGGNNELARWPSVDRESIEKIKQWLSTQEHLPQLQDHEIALFLHANYGNEEATQRTIENYYTLRTSHRECFTDRDVFNDALQTALRIMMFTTLPGETKEGYKMVYTRLLITDASEFNHPQILKLMTMCLDLWVKLEGNANGHIMLTDMQGMHLGHMTKLNMGASKKHMFYVQEALPIRLKQIHFVNVVPFMNRIMFLMRPFLRKDVQEMINMHVDIDTLRKVVPVESLPNEYGGTAGTFQELHESFKDKLYANSNWFRSMESRYLVDEEKRIPKPRRYMFGLFG is encoded by the exons ATGGACAGTGGGGGAAATAATGAGCTAGCGCGGTGGCCTTCGGTCGATCGGGAGAGCATCGAAAAGATCAAACAGTGGTTGTCCACCCAAGAGCATCTACCACAACTTCAAG ATCACGAAATAGCTCTATTTCTGCATGCCAACTATGGCAACGAAGAAGCGACCCAGCGCACTATCGAGAACTATTACACGCTGCGGACGAGCCATCGGGAATGTTTTACAGACCGGGACGTGTTTAACGATGCGCTACAAACGGCACTCAGAATCAT GATGTTTACCACGCTGCCAGGTGAAACGAAGGAAGGCTATAAAATGGTGTACACACGCTTGCTCATCACCGACGCTTCCGAATTCAATCACCCGCAGATTCTAAAGCT CATGACCATGTGTCTCGATCTGTGGGTAAAGCTGGAAGGCAATGCAAACGGGCACATTATGCTAACGGATATGCAGGGGATGCATCTGGGCCACATGACCAAGCTGAACATGGGAGCGTCAAAGAAACACATGTTTTACGTGCAGGAAGCATTGCCAATTCGACTCAAGCAAATTCACTTCGTAAACGTGGTACCGTTTATGAATCGAATCATGTTTCTTATGCGCCCATTTTTGCGCAAAGATGTGCAGGAGATGATCAATATGCATGTAGACATCGATACGCTTCGAAAAGTCGTACCTGTTGAGAGCCTTCCAAATGAGTATGGTGGCACTGCCGGAACGTTCCAGGAACTTCACG AATCCTTCAAGGACAAACTGTACGCCAACAGTAATTGGTTTCGTAGCATGGAGTCCCGATATTTGGTCGATGAAGAAAAGCGTATCCCGAAACCTAGAAGGTACATGTTTGGGCTGTTTGGTTAG
- the LOC126562347 gene encoding probable pyruvate dehydrogenase E1 component subunit alpha, mitochondrial isoform X2: MLSNVAKSIGQRSLFGKLKPLSSQQQNGFASEATFETRAFKLHNLEEGPSTKVTLTKEDALKYYGQMYMIRRMETAAGNLYKEKVIRGFCHLYSGQEACAVGMRAAMRPEDSCITAYRCHGWTYLMGVSPQAVLSELTGRSSGCARGKGGSMHMYGKNFYGGNGIVGAQVPLGVGIGFAAKYNGTKGACIALYGDGAANQGQLFEVYNMAKLWNTPCIFVCENNGYGMGTSVERASANTNYYTRGDFVPGIWVDGMDVLAVREATRFALEHTSSGKGPILMETATYRYSGHSMSDPGTSYRSRDEIAEVRQTRDPITSLREKILTTELATVEELKEIEGKIRGEVDTATKLAKADKEISVEELTADIYANPQNLTTVRNTLPHAELTHKRLGQAVNL, translated from the exons ATGCTCTCAAACGTAGCAAAATCGATTGGCCAGCGTAGTTTGTTTGGCAAATTG AAACCTCTTTCAAGCCAGCAGCAAAATGGATTTGCTTCCGAAGCTACGTTTGAGACTCGG GCTTTCAAGCTGCATAACCTTGAAGAAGGTCCATCGACTAAGGTGACTCTCACCAAGGAGGATGCGCTAAAATACTACGGCCAGATGTACATGATAAGACGCATGGAAACGGCTGCCGGAAATCTGTACAAGGAAAAGGTGATCAGAGGCTTCTGTCATCTGTACTCTGGCCAAGAGGCGTGTGCTGTTGGAATGCGTGCCGCCATGCGACCGGAAGATTCCTGCATCACCGCATACCGTTGCCACGGATGGACGTATCTGATGGGTGTGTCCCCACAGGCCGTTCTATCGGAACTAACTGGCCGAAGCAGTGGCTGTGCTCGTGGCAAGGGTGGTAGTATGCACATGTACGGTAAAAACTTCTACGGCGGCAACGGCATTGTAGGAGCTCAGGTACCACTTGGCGTAGGAATCGGGTTCGCGGCCAAGTACAACGGAACCAAGGGAGCATGTATCGCGCTGTACGGTGACGGTGCTGCCAACCAAGGCCAACTGTTTGAGGTTTACAATATGGCTAAACTGTGGAACACGCCTTGCATTTTCGTCTGCGAAAACAACGGCTACGGAATGGGTACCAGTGTTGAGCGTGCCTCAgccaacaccaactactacaCACGAGGAGACTTTGTTCCCGGTATTTGGGTCGATGGTATGGATGTTTTGGCCGTTCGTGAAGCCACCCGCTTTGCCCTAGAGCATACTTCCTCCGGCAAGGGCCCTATTCTAATGGAAACGGCCACGTATCGTTACTCGGGACATTCGATGTCCGATCCTGGCACAAGCTACCGATCGCGCGACGAAATTGCTGAAGTAAGACAAACGAGGGATCCAATCACTTCGCTACGCGAAAAGATTTTGACCACCGAGCTGGCCACGGTGGAAGAGCTGAAGGAGATTGAAGGCAAGATTCGGGGTGAGGTGGACACGGCAACTAAACTGGCCAAGGCGGACAAAGAAATCTCGGTCGAGGAGCTTACCGCAGATATTTACGCGAACCCACAAAACCTCACGACCGTGCGTAACACGTTGCCTCACGCAGAACTTACGCACAAGCGACTTGGGCAGGCGGTCAATTTGTAA
- the LOC126562347 gene encoding probable pyruvate dehydrogenase E1 component subunit alpha, mitochondrial isoform X1: MGISKWVNTIFRSSKAAAAATEAIKPRNPNRSSGVENEVKPLSSQQQNGFASEATFETRAFKLHNLEEGPSTKVTLTKEDALKYYGQMYMIRRMETAAGNLYKEKVIRGFCHLYSGQEACAVGMRAAMRPEDSCITAYRCHGWTYLMGVSPQAVLSELTGRSSGCARGKGGSMHMYGKNFYGGNGIVGAQVPLGVGIGFAAKYNGTKGACIALYGDGAANQGQLFEVYNMAKLWNTPCIFVCENNGYGMGTSVERASANTNYYTRGDFVPGIWVDGMDVLAVREATRFALEHTSSGKGPILMETATYRYSGHSMSDPGTSYRSRDEIAEVRQTRDPITSLREKILTTELATVEELKEIEGKIRGEVDTATKLAKADKEISVEELTADIYANPQNLTTVRNTLPHAELTHKRLGQAVNL; encoded by the exons ATGGGAATCTCTAAATGGGTGAACACAATCTTCCGGTCAAGTAAAGCGGCTGCCGCTGCTACGGAAGCGATCAAACCGAGGAACCCGAATCGATCCAGTGGGGTTGAAAATGAAGTG AAACCTCTTTCAAGCCAGCAGCAAAATGGATTTGCTTCCGAAGCTACGTTTGAGACTCGG GCTTTCAAGCTGCATAACCTTGAAGAAGGTCCATCGACTAAGGTGACTCTCACCAAGGAGGATGCGCTAAAATACTACGGCCAGATGTACATGATAAGACGCATGGAAACGGCTGCCGGAAATCTGTACAAGGAAAAGGTGATCAGAGGCTTCTGTCATCTGTACTCTGGCCAAGAGGCGTGTGCTGTTGGAATGCGTGCCGCCATGCGACCGGAAGATTCCTGCATCACCGCATACCGTTGCCACGGATGGACGTATCTGATGGGTGTGTCCCCACAGGCCGTTCTATCGGAACTAACTGGCCGAAGCAGTGGCTGTGCTCGTGGCAAGGGTGGTAGTATGCACATGTACGGTAAAAACTTCTACGGCGGCAACGGCATTGTAGGAGCTCAGGTACCACTTGGCGTAGGAATCGGGTTCGCGGCCAAGTACAACGGAACCAAGGGAGCATGTATCGCGCTGTACGGTGACGGTGCTGCCAACCAAGGCCAACTGTTTGAGGTTTACAATATGGCTAAACTGTGGAACACGCCTTGCATTTTCGTCTGCGAAAACAACGGCTACGGAATGGGTACCAGTGTTGAGCGTGCCTCAgccaacaccaactactacaCACGAGGAGACTTTGTTCCCGGTATTTGGGTCGATGGTATGGATGTTTTGGCCGTTCGTGAAGCCACCCGCTTTGCCCTAGAGCATACTTCCTCCGGCAAGGGCCCTATTCTAATGGAAACGGCCACGTATCGTTACTCGGGACATTCGATGTCCGATCCTGGCACAAGCTACCGATCGCGCGACGAAATTGCTGAAGTAAGACAAACGAGGGATCCAATCACTTCGCTACGCGAAAAGATTTTGACCACCGAGCTGGCCACGGTGGAAGAGCTGAAGGAGATTGAAGGCAAGATTCGGGGTGAGGTGGACACGGCAACTAAACTGGCCAAGGCGGACAAAGAAATCTCGGTCGAGGAGCTTACCGCAGATATTTACGCGAACCCACAAAACCTCACGACCGTGCGTAACACGTTGCCTCACGCAGAACTTACGCACAAGCGACTTGGGCAGGCGGTCAATTTGTAA
- the LOC126562098 gene encoding putative fatty acyl-CoA reductase CG5065, translating to MAAQSGCYESVTDFYANTDVFLTGGTGFLGKVLIEKLLRSCPDIGRIFVLMRNKRGKSIETRVTELVSCPLFDRLREENKGALNKVVPIFGDITQLRLGMYEEDIQRLNNVSVAFHLAASVRFDDPLKDAIKTNICSTQELFEILKSTATNLRAVVHVSTAYSNPENRYVEEKLYPPKYDWKKLVQAVDRYEPETLDALMQKLSHDSPNTYTYTKGLAEQVCNDYSNELPLAIVRPSVVLFTIQEPMSGWVDNFNGPTGMLVSAGMGITRTAYLQPRNRINIIPVDVVVKTIILAAWKRGTIERTYGPNHLPIYNSAVSYEQSLEYQEMLDRGKEYLYAVPFSRMIWVPRGYPTDWKALYYFNLILTMLLPSFLLDLLIRMLGHKPFLMKLQCRIYSSEVSLRYFVRHEWEFVTKQTDNLIDLLDEKDRSTFGWYMPRKLTGKYLENAYITIRRYLMKDPDETIPYAKRKLARMVLVDRIIQIIACCLTLVAICRAMFAGSL from the exons atggCGGCACAGTCGGGATGTTATGAATCCGTGACGGATTTTTATGCCAATACGGACGTTTTTCTTACCGGTGGAACAGGGTTTCTGGGGAAGGTGTTGATCGAGAAGCTGCTACGCTCCTGTCCAGACATTGGACGCATCTTTGTGCTGATGCGGAACAAGCGCGGCAAATCGATCGAGACACGCGTCACCGAACTCGTCAGTTGtcct CTGTTTGATCGGTTAAGGGAGGAAAACAAAGGGGCCTTAAATAAGGTCGTTCCCATTTTCGGAGATATTACACAGCTACGCCTGGGCATGTACGAGGAGGACATCCAGCGACTTAACAATGTGTCAGTAGCGTTTCATTTGGCCGCTAGTGTCAGATTCGATGATCCGTTAAAAGATGCTATCAAAACGAACATCTGCTCGACACAGGAGCTGTTTGAGATACTCAAATCTACAGCCACCAATCTGCGGGCCGTTGTACACGTTTCTACCGCGTACAGCAATCCGGAAAATCGTTACGTCGAGGAAAAG CTCTACCCGCCAAAGTACGATTGGAAAAAACTCGTCCAAGCCGTCGATCGTTACGAGCCGGAAACACTGGATGCACTGATGCAAAA ACTTTCACACGACTCACCAAACACGTACACATACACCAAAGGACTAGCGGAACAAGTATGCAACGATTACAGCAACGAGCTGCCGTTGGCCATCGTTCGTCCTTCGGTCGTGTTGTTTACTATTCAGGAGCCGATGAGCGGATGGGTGGATAATTTTAACGGGCCCACGGGAATGCTGGTCAGTGCCGGGATGGGCATTACGAGGACGGCCTACCTGCAACCGAGAAATCGTATCAACATCATCCCGGTGGACGTTGTCGTTAAGACTATCATCTTGGCCGCTTGGAAACGGGGCACCATTGAACGTACCTACGGTCCTAACCATCTGCCCATTTACAACAGTGCCGTGTCGTACGAACAGTCGTTGGAATACCAGGAAATGCTGGATCGCGGCAAAGAGTACCTTTATGCGGTGCCCTTCAGTCGTATGATCTGGGTGCCTCGGGGATATCCAACGGATTGGAAAGCTTTGTACTACTTCAAT CTAATTTTAACCATGCTTCTGCCATCATTTCTGTTGGATCTCCTCATCAGAATGTTAGGACACAAACCATT TTTAATGAAATTACAGTGCAGAATTTATAGTTCCGAAGTCTCGCTACGTTACTTTGTCAGGCATGAGTGGGAATTCGTGACAAAGCAGACAGATAATTTAATCGATTTACTAGACGAGAAAGATCG GAGCACCTTCGGATGGTACATGCCGAGGAAACTGACTGGCAAATATCTCGAGAACGCGTACATCACCATCAGACGCTACCTGATGAAGGATCCGGACGAGACGATTCCGTATGCCAAACGAAAGCTAGCACGTATGGTACTCGTCGATCGTATCATTCAGATTATCGCTTGCTGCTTAACGCTGGTGGCCATTTGTAGGGCAATGTTTGCTGGAAGTTTGTAG
- the LOC126560717 gene encoding peritrophin-1-like — MSIRTLLLISIVATIGPGILGDLIEVTNPCIGVPDGYFVRDLEDCKTYHYCRNETAVTNKCPGDFYYNELEQLCDYQDKVMCHICLEKTGVQILAHPQNCNQFITCSDGASYVGQCAEGYAFDRFTKVCNPLERVNCQLKHCPTKDNPNEIVFLPGVERCDEYFICREGSAIQTFCAPGLYWDVPNQRCDVKENVSCPLY, encoded by the coding sequence atgAGCATTAGAACATTGTTGCTTATTTCAATCGTAGCCACGATAGGACCGGGAATTTTAGGAGATCTGATTGAAGTAACAAATCCGTGTATTGGAGTGCCAGACGGTTACTTTGTACGTGATCTTGAGGACTGCAAAACCTACCATTACTGTCGCAATGAAACTGCTGTAACTAATAAGTGTCCTGGAGATTTCTACTACAACGAGCTGGAACAATTGTGCGATTATCAAGATAAAGTAATGTGCCACATCTGTCTGGAGAAGACGGGTGTACAGATTCTGGCACATCCTCAAAATTGCAACCAATTTATCACCTGCTCCGACGGCGCATCGTATGTCGGTCAGTGTGCAGAAGGTTATGCGTTTGATCGGTTCACTAAGGTTTGCAATCCGTTGGAGCGGGTCAATTGTCAATTGAAACACTGCCCAACGAAGGACAATCCGAATGAGATCGTATTCCTGCCAGGTGTAGAACGATGTGACGAGTACTTCATCTGCCGGGAAGGATCAGCCATACAAACGTTTTGCGCACCGGGATTGTATTGGGATGTGCCTAACCAACGCTGCGATGTAAAGGAGAACGTCAGCTGTCCTTTGTATTGA